Proteins from a genomic interval of Terriglobia bacterium:
- the tpx gene encoding thiol peroxidase, translated as MATVTLKGNPIHTSGSLPAVGSKAPDFRLAGGDLKDVSLASFKGKKKVLNIVPSLDTSVCATSTRKFNETAGSHPNAVVLIVSADLPFAAGRFCTAEGLKNVVPLSLMRGRQFAKDYGVLITDGPLEGITARAVVVLDESDKVVHTELVPEIGQEPNYDAALAALK; from the coding sequence ATGGCGACCGTGACGCTGAAGGGAAACCCGATCCACACCAGCGGCAGCCTGCCGGCGGTGGGTAGCAAGGCTCCGGATTTCCGGCTGGCCGGCGGCGACCTCAAGGACGTCTCCCTGGCTTCGTTCAAGGGAAAAAAGAAGGTGCTGAACATCGTTCCCAGCCTCGACACTTCGGTCTGCGCCACCTCGACCCGCAAGTTCAACGAGACGGCGGGGAGCCACCCGAACGCGGTGGTGCTGATCGTGTCCGCCGACCTCCCGTTCGCGGCGGGGCGGTTCTGCACCGCCGAGGGGCTCAAGAACGTGGTGCCGCTCTCCCTGATGCGCGGGCGGCAGTTCGCGAAGGACTACGGCGTCCTGATCACCGACGGGCCTCTCGAGGGGATCACGGCGCGCGCGGTGGTCGTGCTCGACGAGAGCGACAAGGTCGTGCACACCGAGCTGGTCCCGGAGATCGGCCAGGAGCCGAATTACGACGCGGCACTCGCGGCGCTGAAATAA
- a CDS encoding NAD-dependent epimerase/dehydratase family protein: MHVLVAGCGWLGMALGRALVARGDRVTGVRRTASAGPELRGLGIEPLFLDLADWHSVRAIPVSVEAIVACQSARGDSVEAYRSAYVEATGNLLEASRRLALQAFVYTGSTGVFGQRDGSDVDEMTPPAPAGPTAEVLAEAERLVLDAARTGVPTRIVRLSGLYGPGRTGVIERVRTFVLALGPGDDAWMNWCHVDDAVATVIAAMDRGRSGAIYHATDAHPARRRDVVAAIASRLGIPPGRLPEDGARADDGRRGANRRILGERTREELKITLARPSFLDGLAPFLPADRG, translated from the coding sequence ATGCACGTCCTGGTCGCTGGATGCGGGTGGCTCGGGATGGCTCTCGGGCGCGCGCTCGTCGCGCGCGGAGACCGGGTGACCGGCGTGCGCCGCACGGCCTCGGCCGGACCCGAGCTTCGCGGCCTCGGCATCGAGCCGCTGTTCCTGGACCTCGCGGACTGGCACTCCGTGCGCGCGATTCCCGTCAGCGTCGAGGCGATCGTCGCCTGCCAGTCGGCGCGCGGCGATTCGGTGGAGGCCTACCGCTCCGCCTACGTCGAGGCGACGGGCAACCTCCTCGAGGCATCGAGACGCCTTGCGCTTCAGGCCTTCGTGTACACCGGCTCCACCGGGGTCTTCGGGCAGCGAGACGGCAGCGACGTCGACGAGATGACACCGCCCGCTCCGGCCGGACCCACCGCGGAGGTGCTCGCGGAGGCGGAGCGGCTCGTGCTCGACGCGGCCCGGACGGGTGTACCCACCCGCATCGTCCGACTCTCGGGTCTCTACGGCCCCGGACGCACCGGGGTCATCGAAAGGGTCCGCACCTTCGTCCTCGCCCTCGGTCCCGGCGACGACGCCTGGATGAACTGGTGCCATGTCGACGACGCGGTGGCGACCGTGATCGCGGCGATGGACCGGGGACGCTCGGGCGCGATCTACCACGCGACCGACGCCCACCCCGCCCGCCGCCGCGACGTCGTCGCCGCGATCGCCTCGCGGCTCGGGATACCGCCGGGCCGGCTCCCCGAGGACGGCGCGCGGGCCGACGACGGCCGCCGCGGCGCGAACCGCAGGATCCTCGGCGAAAGGACCCGCGAGGAGCTCAAGATCACCCTCGCCCGGCCGTCGTTCCTCGACGGGCTCGCTCCGTTCCTCCCCGCGGACCGCGGCTGA